CGGTGGCGGCAACACGGCGGGGTTCGACGGGGTTCGTCACCATCGAACCCACCTTCGATGAGACCGGCCGGGCCCGCGCTAAGGCGTTCACCCGTTCGCACCCTGCGGCCATCCGGAGACAACGGACGGGCGCGATGAGGCGAGAGGTGCGTCCCGCGGACCGGTGCGGGCGGAGTTATGCGCGAATCCGAACCCAGATGTTCAAGTCAAGCGCCAATCGGACATGACCCGTCGTCACAGCAGCGGTCGCCAAGGCGACGCTGTGCAATATTGGAGGGACTAACCCTTGCTGTGATTGGGGTTTACTTCATGGGCCGTGCAGGGCTCGAACCTGCACCGTTGGGATCAGTTGGGATTAAGAGTCGTGCGGACGCTCCTGCACTGCACTTCATTTACAGAAACGGTTCATTTGTCGGCTCGGCACCAAGCGGCTCGTCGATTCGACCTAGTAGAGCCCCGGAATCAGCCGTGACGTCTTGGAGCGGTATGCCTCGTACTCGTCGCCAAACTGCGTGCCCAGTAGTTTCTCCTCTGAGTGAATCCGCGCGACAACCGGCGCGAGAGTGAGTGCCGTCAGGAGTACGCCGACCCCCGAGCGAAAGGCCAAGGCCCATCCCAACGTGCTAACCAGCAGGCTGAGATAGCTAGGGTGACGGATGACACCGTAGATCCCGGTCGTGACCAGAGTGTGCCCGGGTTGGATGGCGACGAATCCGCTGAATCGCCGGCCGAGCACGAAGGCCGGCCAGAGCCGTAACGCACTGCCGGCGACGAATAGAATGACGCCCAGCCACCGAATGGTGTCGCCGTCCAACGTCCAGAACTCCGTGCGGTCCGTCCACGCCGGTACGTAGCCGCTCAGCAGCCCGATCAGGCCTAGAGCGGAGATCACCCATCGATTGGAGCGATCCTCGCGCTCGCCGCTGCTCAAATTTCCGTCAGCAAAGAACGCCACACCCGCTAGCGCAAACCCCGCGATCACGAGCGCGGTCAGCGCCGGGTGGGAAAAGAAGGGGGTGATCCCGCCCCAGCCGATCACCGCCAAGGCAAAATAGGCTGCGGAGGGCACGAAGATCAGTGCCACCCGCGC
The nucleotide sequence above comes from bacterium. Encoded proteins:
- a CDS encoding isoprenylcysteine carboxylmethyltransferase family protein gives rise to the protein MKPAARVALIFVPSAAYFALAVIGWGGITPFFSHPALTALVIAGFALAGVAFFADGNLSSGEREDRSNRWVISALGLIGLLSGYVPAWTDRTEFWTLDGDTIRWLGVILFVAGSALRLWPAFVLGRRFSGFVAIQPGHTLVTTGIYGVIRHPSYLSLLVSTLGWALAFRSGVGVLLTALTLAPVVARIHSEEKLLGTQFGDEYEAYRSKTSRLIPGLY